A stretch of Treponema vincentii F0403 DNA encodes these proteins:
- a CDS encoding SPFH domain-containing protein produces the protein MGFFGRKDDTLKKNEGGFMDAIRCDQTDYLIWKWRPAGQGVGTTVKENAIRYGSSLNVKDGEVAAFVYHQKDGTMQDFIVGPYNDTIKTANFPVLAKIVGLAFGGASPFQAEVYYINMAGLIQLPFAVPYFDMFDPRLPDFPISMAVRGSFAFGITDYKQFIKLHRLSNFELEDFKKQIKDNLVKFVKGVVTNIPDGSYGGAPIPIVQMERRLLQINELVQQYIQPKLSDVYGVTLKDFNIAELDVDKTCEGYGKVKELTANYTEASLKTQQHINVSNMQETNRLQMDAMKQNQAIQMENMQESLRINREEGQYAQRQATEANAYAAKLQSEQQNLGAFAIKNQTQVGVAAADAMGKQGASGAGNVNLGGAGGMNPGAMMANMAMGTAVGAGMANMLGNSFAGAATGMGAGIMPGMAAPAVPPPPVEKMYNVAVNGAATGPYSVQQLHQMVAGGQLNVQSLVWTAGMANWMAAGQVAELQSLFVNTTVPPIPPTL, from the coding sequence ATGGGATTTTTTGGACGTAAAGACGACACATTAAAAAAGAATGAAGGCGGATTTATGGACGCAATCCGCTGCGATCAAACAGACTATCTTATCTGGAAATGGCGTCCGGCAGGGCAGGGTGTCGGTACAACGGTCAAGGAGAATGCAATCCGCTACGGTTCTTCTTTAAACGTGAAAGACGGCGAGGTCGCGGCATTTGTCTATCACCAAAAAGACGGTACGATGCAAGACTTTATCGTAGGACCGTACAACGATACCATCAAAACGGCAAACTTTCCTGTGCTTGCAAAAATCGTAGGGCTTGCCTTCGGTGGAGCATCTCCGTTTCAGGCGGAAGTTTACTACATCAACATGGCGGGGCTTATTCAGCTACCGTTCGCTGTGCCGTATTTCGATATGTTTGATCCGCGCTTGCCGGATTTTCCAATCAGTATGGCGGTTCGCGGCAGCTTTGCATTCGGTATTACGGACTATAAACAGTTTATTAAACTGCATCGGCTTTCAAATTTTGAACTTGAAGATTTTAAAAAACAGATAAAAGACAATTTAGTAAAATTTGTGAAAGGGGTTGTTACTAATATTCCGGACGGCAGTTACGGTGGCGCTCCGATCCCGATTGTGCAGATGGAACGCCGGTTGTTGCAGATAAATGAGTTGGTTCAGCAGTATATACAGCCAAAGCTTTCCGATGTATACGGGGTTACATTGAAAGATTTTAACATTGCCGAATTGGATGTTGATAAAACCTGCGAAGGCTACGGTAAAGTAAAAGAGCTGACGGCAAATTATACGGAGGCATCTCTTAAAACGCAACAGCATATCAATGTGAGCAATATGCAGGAAACAAATCGGTTGCAGATGGATGCAATGAAGCAGAATCAGGCGATCCAAATGGAGAATATGCAAGAGTCGCTTCGCATCAACCGGGAAGAAGGGCAATACGCGCAGCGGCAGGCAACGGAAGCTAATGCGTATGCGGCAAAGCTTCAATCGGAGCAGCAGAATCTCGGTGCATTTGCAATCAAAAATCAGACGCAAGTCGGTGTCGCTGCCGCAGACGCAATGGGTAAACAGGGTGCAAGCGGAGCGGGAAATGTCAACTTAGGCGGTGCAGGCGGTATGAATCCCGGTGCGATGATGGCGAATATGGCAATGGGAACCGCAGTCGGTGCCGGCATGGCAAATATGCTTGGCAACTCTTTTGCCGGTGCTGCAACGGGTATGGGCGCAGGTATTATGCCGGGTATGGCAGCTCCTGCAGTACCGCCGCCTCCTGTTGAAAAAATGTACAATGTTGCCGTCAACGGAGCGGCAACGGGCCCGTATTCGGTACAGCAGCTGCATCAGATGGTAGCGGGTGGACAGCTCAATGTACAAAGTCTTGTTTGGACAGCAGGTATGGCAAACTGGATGGCAGCGGGGCAAGTTGCGGAATTACAAAGTTTATTTGTAAACACCACAGTACCGCCGATTCCTCCTACATTATAG
- a CDS encoding DUF4339 domain-containing protein, producing MQNTKDSFFSMDRLVEFGMGMAMSQQIAQTMNAMMASMKQPPQVQVAAQPLYMQQPIQQGTPTQPVYRQYAETPQRWQPAPQQVSQNPTAVSQVVQQSTAITTPPPVPQGTAPVQLPLPEVFYISRNGGQAEGPYSSTEIARFVAEKQVTAKTPVWQAGSADWKTAADFSDIIALIALVPPALPSSGQ from the coding sequence ATGCAAAACACCAAAGATAGTTTCTTTTCGATGGATAGGTTGGTAGAGTTCGGTATGGGGATGGCAATGAGTCAGCAGATTGCTCAGACCATGAATGCTATGATGGCTTCGATGAAGCAACCGCCACAGGTACAAGTTGCCGCTCAGCCGCTTTATATGCAGCAGCCGATTCAGCAAGGAACTCCTACTCAGCCGGTGTATCGGCAGTATGCGGAAACACCGCAGCGATGGCAGCCTGCACCTCAACAGGTTTCCCAAAATCCGACAGCAGTTTCGCAGGTCGTACAGCAAAGTACAGCAATAACTACGCCGCCGCCGGTTCCGCAGGGCACAGCGCCGGTGCAGCTGCCGCTTCCTGAAGTATTCTATATTTCTCGTAATGGCGGACAGGCTGAAGGACCGTATAGCAGTACGGAAATCGCACGGTTTGTTGCTGAAAAGCAGGTAACGGCGAAAACACCGGTTTGGCAAGCAGGTTCTGCGGATTGGAAAACAGCGGCAGACTTTTCAGATATTATCGCTCTTATTGCGCTTGTTCCACCTGCACTTCCGTCATCAGGACAGTAA
- a CDS encoding leucine-rich repeat domain-containing protein: protein MGHIDESPLTAEEKANLALLKITDGILTGVTDAEKLVGSLVIPDSVTEIAQQALFCCKALTRIIIPSSVTKIGPGAIACCTGLTGIVIPNSITTIDKYTFAHCSSLTGVVIPDSVTAIGAAAFYKCTDLTSVVIPDTVTEINPSAFAKCPALTDIVIPDSITEIARAVFADCPALTGIVIPAKTTKIGCKAFSGCSSLTRVTIPGTVTEIGEYAFSGCTNLTVMVIPNGVTEIGDGVFSWCENLTNITVDDANTAYCSENNILYTKDKKKVIAAAGALKGHIVIPDSATEIGKDAFSGCTGLANVTISDNVTVISESTFSGCSGLTSIVIPGTVTKIEAYAFFGCSSLTGVTIPDSVTELGNGAFYGCTNLTSIVIPDSVTEIGDNAFYDCTGLTSIVIPGTVTKIGAAAFAGCTGLTSIVIPDSVTEIGMFAFYDCTGLTSIIIPDTVTEIGIYAFGSCTGLTRIVIPDSLTAINGAVFYDCTGLTNVVIPDTVTEIDMYAFSGCSALVSVVISDSITEIKSEAFSGINPDAHFTVASESVKELLLNSGSNIRDEQITVEPSL from the coding sequence ATGGGTCACATTGATGAATCGCCATTAACGGCGGAAGAAAAAGCAAATCTCGCTTTATTGAAAATAACGGATGGAATATTAACCGGTGTAACCGATGCAGAAAAGTTAGTAGGCAGTCTGGTCATTCCCGATAGCGTAACTGAAATTGCTCAGCAAGCGCTTTTTTGCTGCAAGGCTTTAACACGTATTATCATACCGAGCAGTGTTACGAAAATTGGTCCTGGAGCAATTGCCTGCTGTACCGGTTTAACCGGCATTGTTATTCCCAACAGTATTACTACGATTGACAAATATACATTTGCTCACTGCAGCTCCTTAACCGGTGTTGTTATACCCGATAGCGTTACAGCAATTGGTGCGGCAGCATTTTATAAATGTACCGATTTAACAAGTGTTGTGATACCCGATACTGTTACTGAGATTAATCCGAGCGCATTTGCCAAATGTCCTGCTTTAACTGATATTGTTATCCCCGATAGTATTACTGAAATTGCACGAGCCGTATTTGCCGACTGTCCCGCTTTGACCGGTATTGTTATCCCTGCAAAGACTACTAAAATTGGATGCAAGGCGTTTTCCGGTTGTAGCTCTTTAACACGTGTTACAATCCCCGGCACTGTTACGGAGATTGGGGAGTATGCCTTTTCCGGCTGTACCAATTTAACCGTCATGGTTATTCCCAACGGTGTTACTGAGATTGGAGACGGTGTATTTTCCTGGTGTGAGAACCTAACAAATATTACTGTTGATGATGCAAATACGGCATATTGTAGTGAGAATAATATTCTGTATACAAAGGATAAAAAAAAGGTGATAGCTGCAGCAGGAGCCTTAAAAGGTCATATTGTTATTCCTGATAGCGCTACTGAGATTGGAAAAGATGCCTTTTCCGGCTGTACCGGTTTAGCAAATGTTACTATCTCTGATAATGTTACCGTAATTAGCGAGTCTACCTTTTCAGGTTGCTCCGGTTTAACAAGTATTGTGATACCCGGCACTGTTACTAAGATTGAGGCGTATGCATTTTTCGGCTGTAGTTCTTTAACAGGTGTTACGATACCTGACAGTGTTACTGAGCTTGGAAACGGTGCATTCTACGGCTGTACAAACTTAACAAGTATTGTAATACCCGATAGTGTTACTGAAATTGGAGATAATGCCTTTTACGACTGTACCGGCTTAACAAGTATTGTGATACCCGGCACTGTTACTAAGATTGGAGCTGCTGCATTTGCAGGCTGTACCGGTTTAACAAGCATAGTTATTCCCGATAGTGTTACTGAGATTGGCATGTTTGCCTTTTATGACTGTACCGGCTTAACAAGTATTATTATCCCCGATACTGTCACTGAAATTGGAATATATGCCTTTGGCAGCTGTACCGGTTTAACACGTATTGTGATACCTGATAGTCTGACAGCGATTAATGGCGCGGTATTTTATGACTGCACCGGTTTAACCAATGTTGTTATTCCCGATACTGTTACCGAGATAGACATGTATGCGTTTTCCGGCTGTAGCGCTTTAGTAAGTGTTGTCATATCGGACAGCATTACTGAAATTAAATCGGAAGCATTCTCCGGCATTAACCCCGATGCTCATTTTACCGTTGCAAGCGAATCGGTAAAAGAACTGTTACTAAACAGCGGCAGCAATATACGGGATGAACAAATTACTGTCGAGCCGAGTTTGTAG
- a CDS encoding leucine-rich repeat domain-containing protein, which produces MDHIDESLLTAEEQANLDLLKITDKGLLTGVTDKEKLAGNLVIPDSVTEIGNAAFSDCTGLTSVVIPNNVTAIGKHAFSRCTGLTSVVIPDSVTAIGMFAFVCCTDLTSIVIPDSVTSIGNAAFSGCTGLTSVVIPDNVTAIGKLAFFRCTGLTSVVIPDSVTAIGMFTFAGCTDLTSIVIPDSVTVIGRAAFAGCTGLTTVVISDSVTEIEEAAFAGCTGLTTVVIPASVTDIGNGAFAACVNLMQLTVDNANAVYCGEDNIIYTKDKKKLIAAAGTLKGHIVVPDTVTEIGIDSFSGCTGLTNIVIPNSVT; this is translated from the coding sequence ATGGATCACATCGATGAATCGCTATTAACAGCAGAAGAACAAGCAAATCTCGATCTGCTGAAAATAACTGATAAAGGATTACTAACAGGCGTAACAGATAAAGAAAAGTTAGCAGGCAACCTTGTAATACCTGATAGTGTTACGGAGATTGGAAACGCTGCCTTTTCCGATTGTACAGGTTTAACCAGTGTTGTGATACCCAATAATGTTACGGCGATTGGCAAGCATGCTTTTTCCCGGTGTACAGGTTTAACCAGTGTTGTAATACCCGATAGTGTTACGGCGATTGGTATGTTTGCCTTTGTCTGCTGTACCGATTTAACAAGTATTGTAATACCTGATAGTGTTACGTCGATTGGAAACGCTGCCTTTTCCGGTTGTACAGGTTTAACCAGTGTTGTGATACCCGATAATGTTACGGCGATTGGCAAGCTTGCTTTTTTCCGGTGTACAGGTTTAACCAGTGTTGTAATACCTGATAGTGTTACGGCGATTGGTATGTTTACCTTTGCCGGCTGTACCGATTTAACCAGTATTGTAATACCTGATAGTGTTACGGTGATTGGAAGGGCTGCGTTTGCCGGTTGTACCGGTTTAACAACTGTTGTGATATCTGATAGTGTTACGGAGATTGAAGAGGCTGCGTTTGCCGGCTGCACCGGTTTAACAACTGTTGTGATACCCGCTAGTGTTACTGATATTGGAAACGGCGCTTTTGCCGCCTGTGTGAACCTAATGCAGCTTACCGTTGATAATGCCAATGCGGTATATTGTGGCGAGGATAATATTATTTATACAAAGGATAAAAAAAAGCTTATAGCTGCAGCAGGTACTTTAAAAGGCCATATTGTTGTTCCCGACACTGTTACTGAAATCGGAATAGATTCGTTCTCCGGCTGTACCGGTTTAACAAACATCGTAATACCCAATAGTGTTACT
- a CDS encoding XdhC family protein — protein MNTEILKYINADTAAGLTGVLCTIIEAQGSSPREAGTSMWVTADVVRGTVGGGVSEHEVIKKAREMLKTGDVTCIIKKNLTAEEGLACGGAIQVYLEKIGNDPELFIFGGGHVGRALAKVASFIGFRVTVWDDRTDCVTEDLFPKARRLCCPLEQLFLEGKTAASQDSAAPQESAPESHPLLLFHDNVYCVAVTRGHRCDADVLRYLYGKKLAYIGMIGSFEKNAAVVKMLADEGISKAYLDSIYKPIGLPIKAETPEEIAISIAAELIAVRHHGNPKLLRSGYADSRHG, from the coding sequence ATGAATACGGAAATTTTGAAGTATATTAACGCAGATACTGCTGCCGGTCTTACAGGCGTATTATGTACGATTATCGAAGCGCAGGGCTCTTCTCCGCGGGAAGCGGGAACCTCGATGTGGGTAACTGCTGATGTTGTCCGCGGTACGGTAGGAGGCGGAGTCTCCGAGCATGAGGTTATCAAAAAAGCCCGCGAGATGTTGAAAACCGGAGATGTTACCTGTATTATAAAGAAAAATCTTACCGCAGAGGAAGGCCTTGCCTGTGGAGGTGCAATACAAGTGTATCTTGAAAAAATAGGGAATGACCCCGAACTGTTTATCTTCGGCGGAGGACATGTCGGACGGGCTCTTGCAAAAGTCGCTTCTTTTATCGGTTTCCGCGTTACCGTTTGGGACGACCGTACCGACTGTGTTACTGAAGACTTATTCCCTAAAGCGCGGCGTCTGTGCTGCCCGCTGGAGCAGCTCTTTTTAGAAGGGAAGACGGCAGCATCCCAAGACAGCGCTGCGCCGCAAGAATCCGCACCGGAGTCTCATCCGCTGCTGCTCTTTCACGACAATGTGTACTGCGTTGCCGTTACCCGCGGACACCGCTGCGATGCGGATGTGCTGCGTTATCTCTACGGTAAAAAACTTGCCTATATCGGAATGATCGGTTCATTTGAAAAAAACGCCGCGGTCGTAAAAATGCTTGCCGATGAAGGCATCAGCAAAGCCTACCTTGATTCCATCTATAAGCCGATTGGCCTGCCTATTAAAGCGGAAACACCGGAAGAAATTGCAATATCCATCGCCGCCGAACTTATTGCAGTGCGGCATCACGGTAATCCAAAACTGCTCCGCAGCGGCTACGCAGATTCCCGCCACGGATAG
- a CDS encoding zinc ribbon domain-containing protein, whose product METRKQEFVGTIRKCPNCGATLPGLAAVCPQCGHEITGVDAIGSVREFFNTYQYEKSERRQLNLIKNYPVPNTREDIIEFALLTAQQVKSLLSSEYLKKTMDSDTTVTDPEIAVKGVVGIFKDTLLGDKTKTIGEKSETVSNAEFLAAWKGKFEQINMKASIVFANDPKTLEHIRKIISDVLATEEKLEQSEKKRLAAENRSYAFVLIPAFLILFLGIGGLFFLGNNGESSKKQEIQRLETLEKTIIQDIENADYASAELKIIDLRWRESPLKNKANIQLWDEKRELLQKRIEDGRKKKKGK is encoded by the coding sequence ATGGAAACAAGAAAACAGGAATTTGTAGGAACAATTCGGAAATGCCCGAATTGCGGTGCAACGTTACCGGGATTAGCAGCCGTATGCCCACAATGCGGACATGAAATTACCGGTGTCGATGCAATCGGTTCTGTTAGGGAGTTTTTTAATACCTATCAGTATGAGAAAAGCGAAAGGCGCCAACTGAATCTGATAAAGAATTATCCGGTTCCGAATACAAGAGAAGATATTATTGAGTTCGCATTACTTACAGCGCAGCAGGTAAAATCTTTATTGAGTTCAGAATATCTAAAAAAGACCATGGATTCTGATACGACTGTGACAGATCCTGAAATTGCAGTAAAAGGCGTTGTAGGAATCTTTAAAGACACTCTTTTGGGAGATAAAACCAAGACCATAGGAGAGAAAAGTGAAACAGTTTCGAACGCAGAATTTTTAGCAGCATGGAAAGGAAAATTTGAGCAGATCAATATGAAAGCTAGTATAGTATTTGCGAATGATCCTAAAACACTCGAACACATTCGCAAAATTATTTCAGATGTCTTAGCAACCGAGGAAAAATTAGAGCAATCAGAAAAGAAAAGGCTAGCTGCTGAAAACAGAAGTTATGCGTTCGTGTTGATACCAGCGTTCCTTATATTATTTTTAGGAATAGGGGGGCTATTTTTTTTAGGTAACAATGGGGAAAGTTCAAAGAAACAGGAAATACAAAGACTCGAAACTCTTGAAAAAACGATTATACAAGATATTGAAAATGCAGACTATGCTTCTGCAGAGCTGAAGATTATTGACTTACGATGGAGAGAAAGCCCATTAAAAAATAAAGCAAATATTCAACTTTGGGATGAAAAACGTGAGTTATTGCAAAAACGAATAGAAGATGGCCGCAAAAAAAAGAAGGGTAAGTAA
- a CDS encoding leucine-rich repeat domain-containing protein — MNHVSELHLTSEEKTNLNLLEITDKGILTDVIDKNRLAGSLVLPDSVIEIGDYAFSDCSGLTSIVIPDSVTVIGEAAFFGCTGLTTIAVPGSITDIGNGAFAACVNLMQLTVDNANAVYCGEDNIIYTKDKKSLVAVAAGLKDSIVIPNTVSEIRRHAFSGCSGLTSIMIPDGITEIGDYAFSEYTGLTSIVIPDSVTVIGDHAFSGCSGLTSIVIPDSVTTISGAAFSECTGLTGIKLPSCITKIGICVFSRCTSLTGVTIPDTINVIGLFAFSECTSLTDVIIPDSVREIHFFAFSKCTGLTNIVIPDSVTSIGGNAFEEINPNAHFTVKSESVKELLVNSGSNIQDEQITVEPRL, encoded by the coding sequence ATGAACCATGTATCTGAATTACATCTTACATCGGAAGAAAAAACAAATTTGAATCTTCTGGAAATAACGGATAAAGGAATACTAACCGATGTAATTGATAAAAATAGGTTAGCAGGCAGCCTTGTACTGCCCGATAGCGTTATTGAAATCGGTGATTATGCATTTTCCGACTGTTCCGGTTTAACAAGTATTGTGATACCCGATAGTGTTACCGTAATTGGAGAAGCCGCATTTTTCGGTTGCACGGGTTTAACAACTATTGCAGTACCGGGCAGTATTACTGATATTGGAAACGGCGCTTTTGCCGCCTGTGTGAACCTAATGCAGCTTACTGTTGATAATGCCAATGCGGTATATTGTGGCGAGGATAATATTATTTATACAAAGGATAAAAAAAGTTTGGTAGCTGTTGCAGCCGGTTTAAAAGATAGTATTGTTATTCCCAATACGGTTAGTGAGATTCGTCGGCATGCATTCTCCGGCTGTTCCGGTTTAACAAGCATTATGATACCTGATGGTATTACTGAAATCGGTGACTATGCATTTTCCGAATATACCGGTTTAACAAGCATTGTGATACCCGACAGTGTTACGGTGATTGGTGATCATGCCTTTTCCGGCTGTTCCGGTTTAACAAGTATTGTAATACCTGATAGTGTTACAACGATTAGCGGAGCTGCCTTTTCCGAATGTACCGGTTTAACAGGCATTAAGCTACCGAGCTGTATTACGAAGATAGGTATCTGTGTATTTTCTCGCTGTACTTCTCTCACTGGGGTTACGATACCGGATACTATCAATGTGATTGGTCTGTTTGCATTTTCCGAGTGTACTTCTCTCACTGATGTGATAATACCTGATAGTGTTCGCGAGATTCATTTCTTTGCATTTTCAAAATGTACCGGATTAACAAACATTGTAATACCCGACAGTGTTACATCGATTGGGGGGAACGCTTTTGAGGAGATTAACCCCAATGCGCACTTTACCGTGAAAAGCGAATCGGTAAAAGAACTGTTAGTAAATAGTGGCAGCAATATACAGGATGAACAAATTACTGTCGAGCCGCGTTTGTAG
- a CDS encoding ATP-binding protein, translated as MVKRTAEETLRRLASQFPVIGITGPRQSGKSTLAKAIFPDKKYVTFDDRTMRDLAASNPNDFIMAFPDGAVIDEAQKVPEIFDAIKLHVDREQSAPGTFIVTGSSQLRLKANMTDSLAGRAAFLKLLPFSIHELQTGDVLPDNPYTLIFSGQYPPLYDTARHFIPEDWYENYIDTYLDLDIRDQINSGNISLFKKFVQICAVQSGQLLSMDSIARDTGISAPTVKSWLSILEASFIIHFLEPNTNNLGRSIVKTPKLYFVDSGLLCHLLRLETKEDLLLSRYKGAAVETFAVSELLKYRMNQGKKANLTFFRDSKGLEVDTIADWNRTFAIEIKSSNAPDAKLSRSTKKYLQLLNDETAKNAVFYLSDMSMDINGTSYVSWRDWEKHLR; from the coding sequence ATGGTTAAAAGGACAGCGGAAGAGACGTTGCGGCGGTTGGCTTCTCAGTTTCCTGTGATTGGGATAACCGGGCCGCGCCAGAGCGGAAAGTCAACACTGGCAAAAGCGATTTTCCCTGATAAAAAATATGTGACGTTTGATGACCGGACAATGCGGGATCTTGCAGCGTCGAATCCGAATGACTTTATTATGGCGTTTCCCGATGGTGCGGTGATTGATGAGGCGCAGAAAGTGCCGGAAATCTTTGATGCGATAAAATTGCATGTGGATCGAGAACAGAGCGCTCCGGGAACGTTTATCGTAACGGGTTCCAGTCAGCTCCGGTTAAAAGCAAATATGACGGACAGTTTGGCTGGACGGGCGGCGTTTTTGAAGCTGTTGCCGTTTTCTATTCACGAGTTACAGACGGGCGATGTGCTGCCGGACAATCCGTATACGCTGATTTTTTCGGGTCAGTATCCGCCCCTCTATGATACTGCCCGGCACTTTATTCCGGAGGATTGGTATGAAAATTATATCGATACCTACTTGGACTTGGATATACGGGATCAGATTAATTCCGGCAATATTTCGCTGTTTAAAAAGTTTGTTCAAATCTGCGCGGTGCAGAGCGGGCAGCTGCTTTCTATGGATAGCATTGCGCGGGATACCGGTATTTCCGCACCGACGGTCAAGAGCTGGCTTTCTATTTTAGAGGCTTCGTTTATTATCCACTTCCTTGAACCGAACACCAATAATCTTGGAAGAAGTATTGTAAAAACGCCGAAGCTCTATTTTGTTGATTCCGGGCTGCTGTGTCATCTTTTACGGCTGGAGACAAAAGAGGATTTACTCTTGAGTAGATACAAGGGAGCAGCGGTTGAGACCTTTGCCGTTTCAGAATTACTGAAATATCGCATGAATCAGGGCAAAAAAGCGAATCTAACCTTTTTTAGGGACAGCAAGGGTTTGGAGGTAGATACGATTGCGGATTGGAACCGCACTTTTGCGATTGAGATAAAAAGCTCCAATGCCCCGGATGCAAAGCTGTCGCGCAGTACAAAAAAATATTTGCAGCTGCTGAATGATGAAACGGCAAAAAATGCAGTGTTTTATTTATCCGATATGAGTATGGACATCAACGGTACTTCCTATGTGAGCTGGCGCGATTGGGAAAAGCATTTACGGTGA
- a CDS encoding leucine-rich repeat domain-containing protein — translation SVTEIGGSAFSDCTGLTNIVIPDSVTEIGNSTFSGCSGLRSVSIPDSVTKIGHRAFSDCTGLTSVVIPNTVTEIDSDAFAGCTGLTSIVIPNSVTTIHWYAFGGCAGLTSVVIPNSVTEIGDGAFAGCTGLTRIVMPASVTKIGSGVFSHCTNLIHLIVDNANTMYCSEHNIIFTKDNKKLIAAAGALKGHIVVPDTVTEIGVDAFSGCTGLTNIVIPNSVTEIGHRAFSNCTGLARIVIPDSVTVIGEAAFFGCTGLTTIAVSGSVTDIRNGAFAACVNLMQLTVDNANAVYCGEDNIIYIKDKKKLIAAAGALKGHIVVPDTVTEIEINSFSGCTGLTDIIIPDSVTKIGDSAFSGVSSDAHFTVTNKLMKKKLLNSGSNIRDEQITVDVNL, via the coding sequence ATAGTGTTACTGAGATTGGAGGTAGCGCTTTTTCCGACTGTACCGGTTTAACGAACATTGTGATACCCGATAGTGTTACTGAGATTGGAAATAGTACCTTTTCCGGCTGTAGCGGTTTAAGAAGTGTTAGCATCCCTGATAGTGTTACTAAGATTGGACATAGGGCATTTTCCGACTGTACCGGTTTAACCAGTGTCGTGATACCCAATACTGTTACTGAGATTGATTCGGACGCATTTGCCGGTTGTACCGGTTTAACAAGTATTGTGATACCGAACAGTGTTACTACGATTCATTGGTATGCATTCGGCGGCTGTGCTGGTTTAACCAGTGTCGTGATACCGAATAGTGTTACTGAGATTGGAGATGGGGCATTTGCCGGTTGTACCGGTTTAACACGTATTGTGATGCCCGCTAGTGTTACTAAAATTGGAAGCGGTGTATTTTCTCACTGTACAAACTTAATACATCTTATTGTTGATAACGCAAATACTATGTATTGTAGTGAGCATAATATTATTTTTACAAAGGATAACAAAAAGCTTATAGCTGCAGCAGGGGCTTTAAAAGGCCATATTGTTGTTCCCGACACTGTTACTGAAATCGGTGTCGATGCCTTTTCCGGTTGCACCGGTTTAACAAATATTGTGATACCCAATAGTGTTACTGAGATTGGACATAGGGCATTTTCCAACTGTACTGGTTTAGCACGTATTGTGATACCCGATAGTGTTACCGTAATTGGAGAAGCCGCATTTTTCGGTTGCACGGGTTTAACAACTATTGCAGTATCGGGCAGTGTTACTGATATTAGAAACGGCGCTTTTGCCGCCTGTGTGAACCTAATGCAGCTTACCGTTGATAATGCCAATGCGGTATATTGTGGCGAGGATAATATTATTTATATAAAGGATAAAAAAAAGCTTATAGCTGCAGCAGGGGCTTTAAAAGGCCATATTGTTGTTCCCGACACTGTTACTGAAATCGAAATAAATTCGTTCTCCGGCTGTACCGGTTTAACCGATATTATTATTCCCGATAGTGTTACTAAGATTGGAGACAGTGCCTTTTCCGGTGTTAGCTCCGATGCACATTTTACCGTTACGAATAAATTAATGAAAAAGAAGTTACTAAACAGCGGCAGCAATATACGGGATGAACAAATTACAGTTGACGTGAACTTGTAA